Proteins from a single region of Carassius gibelio isolate Cgi1373 ecotype wild population from Czech Republic chromosome A5, carGib1.2-hapl.c, whole genome shotgun sequence:
- the LOC128003590 gene encoding ceramide-1-phosphate transfer protein: MDSRPPRRGRWIIMGVKCRACVAIVFILLLLGSMWLHGNLEDHWNSCPKVSSVKNKVLSLIRVNSSNDDVAPLRVCPGNSFQVANLLAHLQAAPLSTNDVLLKPYLASWDELIKFLEALGPMVGLISQEIESKTAIIRDLTQNAEKEAEKKMKDRKRIPEQSDRVLMKSHNGSLNYSKMNHRLSFGYTSVRSMIKWELENGLVDFHKQTNSGCRTLLRLHRALLWLQNFLQELGKDASEGEHLRSPSDLCKETYQRTLAHHHTWWVRKGAELAFLAMPERPYFYQLVCVETQSEAAVVLNRVVRAIGEVYERNEVALQEHGMLDLP, from the exons ATGGACAGCAGGCCCCCCCGAAGAGGACGGTGGATCATTATGGGAGTCAAATGCAGGGCTTGTGTAGCCATTGTATTCATCCTCCTTTTGCTTGGCTCCATGTGGCTAC ATGGGAACCTGGAGGACCACTGGAATTCTTGCCCAAAGGTTTCTAGTGTAAAAAATAAG GTTCTGTCTTTGATTAGAGTTAATAGTTCGAATGATGATGTGGCTCCATTGAGGGTGTGTCCTGGCAACAGCTTTCAAGTTGCTAATTTGCTGGCTCACCTGCAGGCAGCACCACTCTCAACCAATGATGTGCTTCTAAAACCATACCTGGCAAGCTGGGATGAGCTAATCAA GTTTTTGGAAGCCCTGGGGCCAATGGTAGGTTTAATTTCACAAGAAATTGAATCGAAAACCGCCATCATTCGTGACCTGACCCAAAATGCGGAGAAAGAGGCAGAGAAGAaaatgaaagacagaaaaagaaTTCCTGAGCAAAGTGACCGAGTCTTAATGAAATCTCATAACGGATCTCTGAACTACTCTAAAATGAATCACAGACTCTCATTTGGTTATACTTCTGTTCGGTCTATGATTAAATGGGAGCTGGAAAACGGTTTGGTGGACTTCCACAAGCAGACGAACTCTGGCTGCAGGACTCTGTTACGCTTGCATCGTGCTCTGCTCTGGCTGCAAAACTTCCTGCAGGAACTGGGGAAGGATGCAAGCGAAGGGGAGCATCTACGGAGTCCTTCTGACCTCTGCAAAGAAACTTACCAGCGCACACTGGCCCACCATCACACCTGGTGGGTTAGGAAAGGAGCGGAACTGGCCTTTCTTGCCATGCCTGAACGACCTTATTTCTACCAGTTGGTGTGTGTGGAAACGCAGTCAGAAGCTGCTGTGGTGCTAAACAGGGTAGTGAGAGCGATAGGAGAAGTGTACGAGAGAAATGAAGTCGCTCTACAGGAGCACGGCATGCTGGACCTACCCTGA